The genomic region actgttttattcagtgtttttaccagtttaaatcaccttgtccctttgttttggagaggaagagacctctgtagatGATTCAGCTCccattaaaaacctcctgaacaatgatcATTGtgggaattctaactgggaatTCACGCTAGGTACatagaagtttcagctggttgcagtttacattcctcaccactaggtgccactaaatcctacacagagCATTTCACAGCAGCTAAATCAGACTTGAGTAATCACCCAGACTGTGGTATAAACAGTaataatatactgtacattGTATAACATTCTGaacttattttattgttttacactGAAATGAGCAATGGCTACCACATCCACATAAACTGTTTTTCCACTCTATATTAAGTACATTATGAAAGTACCAGTAGTTTTATTAGTTCTACCCATATTTGATTTTTGTCAGTATTACTCAGCTATAATTATTACTGGTAATTGATAGCAGTCATGGTGTTTATTATCTGTTCTGCAACTAACTTGTGTCTCTCTACCTCTCTGCCTGCAGTCGGCCTGTTGAGAGACTTGGCCTGTGTCAGAGCCCAGCGATGTGGCTCTGCACGGTTTACAATGAGACGGACACCAGCGTGGACTTCCGGCTCTGCCAGGACTTTGGCCTCATCCTGTCAGTCTTCTCCCTCATCTACCTCCTGGTGTGCTTCCCGTTGGGGCTGTGCTACAACGTGCTGCTGGTCGTGGTCAACCTCTCCAACAAGGTGTCCATGACCATGCCGGATGTTTATTTCGTCAACATGGCCATCGCTGGCCTCGTGCTCAACCTGGTGGCGCCCGTGGAGCTGCTGAGTTCCACCTTCACCCGCTGGCACGCGTGGGAGTACAACAACGAGGTCTACATCACCCTGCTCATCCTCTTCAACATCTCGTCTCTGGTCATTATGTATTCCACCACGCTGCTCAGTCTGGACTACTATATAGAGCGGGCGCTGCCTCGCACGTACATGTCCAGTGTGTATAATACCAAGCATGTGTGTGGGTTCATCTGGGGCGGTGCAGTGCTCACGAGCTTCTCTTCGCTGCTCTTCTATGTGTGCAACCACATCTCCACTAAGATGGTTGAGTGCTCAAAAATGCAGAACAAGGAGGCAGCGGACGCCATCATGATGTTCATCGGCTACGTGGTTCCAGCTGTGGCTGTCCTTTATGCCTTTGTGCTCATATTGCGCATCAGGAAGGAGTCTACACCTCTGGACCAGGACTCAGCTCGCTTGGACCCTTCTATCCACAGACTGCTGCTAGCCTCAGTCTGTGTACAGTTTATACTGTGGACCCCGTACTACATGACCCTGTTGGTACACACTGTAGCCGGTGCACCAGGGTACATTAGCAATGCACATTACATACCCACATATTATTTCTTGAGATGTGTGTCGAAACTGCTGGCTTTCTCAAGCAGCTTCGCGATGCCTCTCATGTACAGGCAGATGAACAAAAACTTCTCCAACAAGCTTCAGCGGCTGCTCAGGAGGCTGCACTGCAGAGACCAGTCCTGCCCTCATGAACGCTCAACAGTGCAGCAAGTGGTGACGTGAGATCTCCCTCCTGGAAGATTACCCACAACCCTCCCACTCCCTCTTTTCAACCTCTCGGCGTAGGCGGCACTTATCTCCCCCCCCCATGGAGCAAGTATCTGACTGGGCTCCCTTGCTGCTCTGGACTGTGTTAAGAGCGACATAGCTAACTGTGGAATTTCCTGTCACCTTCCAGAACTTGATCTGATCTATCCAGTTCTGCAGTGAAAGGACAAACCAAGAAAAAAACCACTAagtgctgttatttttttttttttttgtcactgagtGAAGCTCTCCACTAAGACACTTGAGCTTCTAGTTTGAGGGCGGTAAATTGGCACAATCAGCTGATAAATACCCAGCGCAGAGTTTCACACAAGTACTAATGAAATGTCTTTTAGCAAGGGACTCAACAAGCACTATACCATTGCAGTGGGTGCAGCTTTCCTTATGCGAGTGTGTTTTGAGTGTTCTGTTGAACATGTTTTATCATGCATGACTGCACAGTATGCTACTAGATACAGTTTAAGTCCCAACAAGAATAATTAATAAATGGTGCAGATGCATTTGTCTAACACAAGCAGATTGACATAGCTAACTTTACTTATTAAGTGAAGccaagttgttttgtttcttaagAAAAAACTGCGGTGACCAAGACATTTGAGTGAACTGCATATCCAAAACGTTCTGCAaattcaaaaaacacaaatgcttgaatggaaaacaaaaatgcaaaagcgATAATGGAAGTG from Epinephelus lanceolatus isolate andai-2023 chromosome 18, ASM4190304v1, whole genome shotgun sequence harbors:
- the gpr146 gene encoding G-protein coupled receptor 146, with product MWLCTVYNETDTSVDFRLCQDFGLILSVFSLIYLLVCFPLGLCYNVLLVVVNLSNKVSMTMPDVYFVNMAIAGLVLNLVAPVELLSSTFTRWHAWEYNNEVYITLLILFNISSLVIMYSTTLLSLDYYIERALPRTYMSSVYNTKHVCGFIWGGAVLTSFSSLLFYVCNHISTKMVECSKMQNKEAADAIMMFIGYVVPAVAVLYAFVLILRIRKESTPLDQDSARLDPSIHRLLLASVCVQFILWTPYYMTLLVHTVAGAPGYISNAHYIPTYYFLRCVSKLLAFSSSFAMPLMYRQMNKNFSNKLQRLLRRLHCRDQSCPHERSTVQQVVT